A window from Streptomyces sp. SAI-127 encodes these proteins:
- a CDS encoding flavin reductase family protein, whose protein sequence is MSPLVATPTDPVVLRQAFGCFPSGVTALCALDSGTPVGMAASTFTPVSLQPPLVSVCVQDTSSTWPRLRKQSRLGLSVLAEGQDLVCRSLATKNGDRFADVGWEAGEDGSVYVLGAALWLDCSIHAELPGGDHTIVLLEIHGLKAEPERAPLVFHGSRFRRLAA, encoded by the coding sequence ATGAGCCCGCTCGTCGCGACACCGACTGATCCCGTCGTGCTGCGCCAGGCGTTCGGCTGCTTCCCGTCGGGGGTGACGGCTCTGTGCGCGCTTGATTCGGGTACGCCGGTGGGCATGGCCGCGAGTACGTTCACCCCGGTCTCCCTTCAACCGCCTCTGGTGTCGGTCTGCGTCCAGGACACCTCGTCGACCTGGCCGAGGCTGCGCAAGCAGAGCCGCCTGGGCCTGAGCGTCCTGGCCGAGGGACAGGATCTGGTCTGCCGTTCGCTGGCCACCAAGAACGGCGACCGGTTCGCGGACGTAGGCTGGGAAGCCGGTGAGGACGGCAGCGTGTACGTCCTCGGTGCCGCCCTATGGCTGGACTGCTCGATCCACGCCGAGCTCCCGGGCGGCGACCACACGATCGTGCTGCTGGAGATCCACGGTCTGAAGGCCGAACCCGAACGGGCACCGCTGGTGTTCCACGGCAGCCGGTTCCGGCGTCTGGCCGCGTGA
- a CDS encoding helix-turn-helix domain-containing protein, with the protein MPRITTPSDGTASDRLECWRDAVSRNLVPLEVLPRESADFSASLHAVRVGRVQMSVISAAPHSIARTRRHIASDAPDFFQLTVQLTGQGVLTQRDRQAQVGPGELVIYDTRRPFTYDLRQSHTGLVLMFPRAMLPLADRDLARVTATPVPCHDGLGQVVLPLLHGLARQMEHLESRGTPRLADNVVDLVGTLLAEYADADRTTEEAGPGLLTERVLLYMEQRLADPVLSPEGIAAAHRISRRYLYKLLAAQGYTVSGWIREQRLARCRRDLTDPALDHLPVGVIGGRWGFADPAHFSHAFKAAYGMSPRAARKARP; encoded by the coding sequence ATGCCCCGGATCACGACGCCGAGCGACGGCACGGCCAGCGACAGACTGGAATGCTGGCGGGACGCCGTCAGCCGGAACCTCGTGCCCCTGGAGGTCCTGCCGCGCGAGAGCGCCGACTTCAGTGCATCACTGCACGCCGTGAGGGTCGGCCGGGTACAGATGTCGGTCATCTCGGCCGCGCCGCACAGCATCGCGCGCACCCGCCGGCACATCGCCTCCGACGCACCCGACTTCTTCCAGCTCACTGTGCAGCTGACCGGGCAGGGCGTGCTGACCCAGCGGGACCGCCAGGCCCAGGTGGGGCCGGGTGAACTGGTCATCTACGACACGCGCCGCCCGTTCACCTACGACCTCCGCCAGTCCCACACCGGTCTGGTGCTGATGTTCCCACGGGCCATGCTGCCGTTGGCGGACCGGGATCTGGCGCGCGTGACGGCGACTCCGGTGCCCTGTCACGACGGCCTCGGTCAGGTCGTACTGCCTCTCCTGCACGGGTTGGCGCGGCAGATGGAGCACCTGGAGTCCCGCGGCACTCCGCGGCTCGCGGACAACGTGGTCGACCTGGTCGGCACCCTGCTCGCGGAGTACGCCGACGCGGACCGGACAACCGAAGAGGCCGGCCCGGGCCTGCTCACTGAGCGCGTCCTCCTCTACATGGAGCAGCGGCTCGCCGACCCCGTGCTGAGCCCTGAGGGGATTGCGGCCGCCCACCGCATCTCCCGCCGCTATCTGTACAAGTTGCTGGCGGCGCAGGGGTACACGGTCTCGGGCTGGATCCGGGAGCAACGTCTTGCGCGCTGCCGACGCGACCTCACCGATCCGGCCCTGGACCACCTTCCCGTCGGTGTCATCGGCGGGCGCTGGGGCTTCGCCGACCCGGCCCACTTCAGCCACGCCTTCAAGGCGGCGTACGGCATGAGTCCCCGGGCGGCGCGCAAGGCGCGTCCATGA
- a CDS encoding acyl-CoA dehydrogenase family protein, translated as MTTLLESTSSHDQEADQGVLGRVRAHLPEIAARSAEAEAARAVPAEIITALREAGVFRMSLPKAWGGEQLDLVESARVVRELSRADGSTGWTVQAASMAWFFVRSLPRETLEKKLFSNSADLMLRGAIAPKGKATPVEGGYRLSGRWPLASGSFTPDWVLAGFVIDGAPPLPDGRPDIRVALIRPQQATFLDTWDAVGLRATQSTDFTMDDVFVPERFTGPLVGDNNIPAPFYGLPYTATGASHDAVIIGCLEGALGDLAELAATKRPAFNPGVVIGADPVFQEKFAELHLRTAALNALLEQTGRVVMDRALVGEEPTAVEWFSYTGGHQHIHHEGSRILNEIMTLSGSSGLYSAHPLQRRWRDVRCVAQHVAGNNGSLRRLGAVLSGQQDAR; from the coding sequence ATGACGACATTGCTCGAGTCCACCTCATCCCACGACCAGGAAGCCGACCAGGGCGTGCTCGGCCGCGTGCGCGCCCACCTGCCCGAGATCGCGGCACGTTCCGCCGAGGCCGAGGCCGCCCGGGCCGTTCCCGCGGAGATCATCACCGCTCTGCGTGAGGCCGGTGTGTTCCGGATGAGCCTGCCCAAGGCATGGGGCGGCGAGCAGCTCGACCTCGTGGAGAGCGCTCGGGTGGTCCGGGAGCTCTCGCGGGCAGACGGCTCGACCGGCTGGACCGTCCAGGCAGCGTCGATGGCCTGGTTCTTCGTACGGTCCCTGCCCCGGGAGACACTTGAGAAGAAGCTGTTCAGCAACAGCGCCGACCTGATGCTCCGTGGGGCGATAGCCCCGAAGGGCAAAGCGACCCCGGTGGAGGGCGGCTACCGCCTCAGCGGGCGCTGGCCGCTGGCCAGTGGCTCGTTCACCCCGGACTGGGTACTCGCGGGCTTCGTGATCGACGGCGCTCCCCCGCTGCCGGACGGCCGCCCGGACATCCGTGTCGCGCTGATCCGCCCCCAGCAGGCCACGTTCCTCGACACCTGGGACGCGGTAGGCCTGCGGGCCACGCAGAGCACGGACTTCACGATGGACGACGTCTTCGTGCCCGAGCGCTTCACAGGGCCGCTGGTGGGCGACAACAACATCCCCGCCCCCTTCTACGGCCTGCCGTACACCGCCACCGGTGCCTCGCACGACGCCGTCATCATCGGCTGCCTGGAGGGTGCGCTCGGCGACCTCGCGGAACTGGCCGCCACCAAGCGGCCGGCGTTCAACCCCGGGGTGGTCATCGGCGCGGACCCGGTGTTCCAGGAGAAGTTCGCCGAGCTGCACCTGCGCACGGCGGCGCTGAACGCCTTGCTGGAGCAGACCGGGCGCGTCGTCATGGACCGGGCGCTCGTAGGTGAGGAGCCCACCGCGGTCGAGTGGTTCAGCTACACCGGCGGCCACCAGCACATCCACCACGAGGGCAGCCGCATCCTCAACGAGATCATGACGCTGTCGGGCAGTTCTGGGCTCTACAGCGCCCACCCGTTGCAGCGCCGCTGGCGCGACGTCCGCTGCGTCGCCCAGCACGTGGCGGGCAACAACGGCTCGTTGCGGCGTCTTGGCGCCGTGCTTTCCGGTCAGCAGGACGCCCGATGA